One region of Pagrus major chromosome 5, Pma_NU_1.0 genomic DNA includes:
- the pth2 gene encoding tuberoinfundibular peptide of 39 residues, whose translation MSEVPSLPRVSLLFLCILGMTMVTSGFPQPQLHLRNPHDSAEAKQDDWEVLFPSISLRDWSIQMMSAPSLRAAVDSRAGLMREAWLFAPDRTEASMERAWPAEWLSQGGGMVKRNMVVADDAAFREKSKLLTSMERQKWLNSYMQKLLVVNS comes from the exons ATGTCTGAGGTGCCTTCTCTCCCCCGAGTGTCCCTCCTGTTTCTTTGCATTCTGGGTATGACCATGGTGACATCTGGCTTCCCTCAGCCACAACTACATCTCAG AAATCCTCATGATTCGGCTGAAGCTAAACAAGACGACTGGGAGGTCCTcttcccctccatctctctccgtGATTGGAGCATTCAAATGATGTCAGCCCCCAGTCTCAGAGCAGCAGTTGATAGCAGGGCAGGACTGATGAGGGAGGCGTGGCTGTTTGCCCCAGACAGGACAGAGGCGAG CATGGAGAGGGCGTGGCCTGCTGAATGGTTGTCTCAGGGTGGTGGCATGGTGAAGAGGAACATGGTGGTGGCTGATGATGCTGCCTTCAGAGAGAAGAGTAAACTCCTCACCTCCATGGAAAGACAGAAGTGGCTCAACTCCTACATGCAGAAACTTCTGGTGGTTAATTCTTGA